One region of uncultured Methanolobus sp. genomic DNA includes:
- a CDS encoding ribonuclease H-like domain-containing protein has product MLTSTYIHMPRIGATVEKKIWSNGIKTWDEFMDNHNCLLIPPSKKDMIMTGIQDSVERLECRDFEFFAKSLPSSEHWRAFREFSDKVAYVDIETTGLSPGSSYITVVGIYDGKEARTFVKGIDLDDIVDIFPKYEYLVTFNGARFDLPFIKREFPEIEFNQLHADLMYPLRRIKLSGGLKNIECELGISRAEETVGISGFDAVRLWHQYERGDEEALDLLLKYNCEDIVNLKTIIDMTLPRFIENKFS; this is encoded by the coding sequence ATGCTTACAAGTACTTACATTCACATGCCGCGGATTGGTGCAACCGTGGAAAAAAAGATATGGTCCAACGGGATCAAAACCTGGGACGAATTCATGGATAATCACAATTGTCTCCTGATACCGCCTTCCAAGAAAGATATGATTATGACAGGAATCCAGGATTCGGTCGAACGTCTTGAATGCCGTGACTTCGAGTTCTTTGCAAAATCATTGCCTTCATCCGAACACTGGAGAGCTTTCAGGGAGTTCTCTGACAAAGTAGCTTATGTGGATATAGAAACCACAGGCCTGTCTCCCGGAAGTTCATATATCACAGTTGTTGGGATATATGATGGAAAGGAAGCCAGAACATTTGTAAAAGGTATTGACCTTGATGATATTGTGGATATCTTCCCAAAATACGAGTATCTTGTGACCTTCAACGGTGCAAGATTCGATCTGCCTTTCATAAAGCGTGAGTTTCCTGAAATAGAGTTCAACCAGCTTCATGCAGATCTTATGTATCCTCTGCGCCGCATAAAGCTCTCAGGCGGTTTGAAAAATATAGAATGTGAACTGGGAATCTCAAGGGCAGAGGAAACCGTAGGTATCAGCGGTTTTGATGCGGTGCGCCTGTGGCACCAGTACGAACGCGGCGATGAAGAAGCTCTTGATCTGCTCTTAAAGTACAATTGTGAGGATATTGTCAATCTCAAGACTATTATCGACATGACACTTCCTCGTTTTATAGAAAACAAGTTCTCTTAA
- the comE gene encoding sulfopyruvate decarboxylase subunit beta: protein MKRIDAINEIAAKVKESGALLIGNIGIPCKEIHHVCDVPTNFYMLGSMGLASSIGLGLALARPDKKVVAIDGDGSILMNMGTLATIATQSPENYLLVIVDNGAYGSTGNQPTATSVVTDLAAVARGAGNRDVFEVSSPEELRDVLKSTDKGIIVAKAESGNTDAPVIEMTPEGIIKRFCRAVDE from the coding sequence ATGAAACGCATAGATGCTATCAATGAAATTGCGGCAAAGGTAAAGGAAAGTGGTGCCCTGCTAATAGGCAATATCGGAATCCCATGTAAGGAGATCCATCATGTCTGTGATGTTCCGACAAATTTCTACATGCTTGGTTCCATGGGGCTTGCATCTTCAATAGGTCTTGGTCTTGCACTTGCACGCCCTGACAAAAAGGTTGTCGCAATAGACGGTGACGGTTCCATTCTCATGAATATGGGAACTCTCGCAACCATAGCTACACAGAGTCCTGAAAATTACCTGCTGGTAATAGTTGACAACGGAGCCTACGGTTCAACAGGTAACCAGCCCACTGCCACATCTGTTGTAACTGACCTTGCAGCAGTTGCCAGAGGTGCCGGTAACAGGGATGTTTTTGAAGTTTCCTCTCCTGAAGAACTCAGGGATGTGCTGAAAAGCACGGATAAAGGTATCATTGTTGCAAAAGCAGAATCAGGAAATACTGATGCGCCGGTAATTGAAATGACACCTGAGGGAATAATTAAGAGGTTTTGTAGGGCCGTTGATGAATAG
- the comD gene encoding sulfopyruvate decarboxylase subunit alpha, translated as MTDSLKIFTPSEAVFKGIKNAGIDFIVSVPCANLKELIPMVDEAPEIIHLPVTREEEGVGICAGAYMGGKKTAMLMQNSGLGNSINALASLDILYNIPLLMIVSHRGVEGEPIVAQVPMGELTPKLLDTMEIPYFMPEKDVDPADLIVKAWNTATELKKPVAVLLPIPFWRKQA; from the coding sequence ATGACAGATTCGCTGAAAATCTTCACTCCTTCCGAGGCTGTATTCAAAGGTATAAAGAATGCAGGAATTGATTTTATTGTAAGTGTTCCCTGTGCCAATCTCAAGGAATTGATTCCAATGGTCGATGAAGCTCCAGAGATAATTCATCTTCCTGTAACCCGAGAGGAAGAAGGCGTGGGAATCTGCGCAGGAGCTTACATGGGTGGGAAAAAAACTGCCATGCTCATGCAGAATTCCGGACTTGGAAACTCAATTAATGCTCTTGCATCACTGGATATCCTTTACAATATCCCGCTCTTGATGATAGTAAGCCACAGGGGTGTGGAAGGCGAACCTATTGTAGCCCAGGTTCCAATGGGAGAACTTACGCCCAAATTACTTGATACAATGGAGATTCCTTATTTCATGCCGGAAAAAGATGTTGATCCGGCAGACCTCATTGTAAAAGCATGGAACACAGCAACAGAGTTGAAAAAACCAGTTGCCGTACTTTTACCCATTCCATTCTGGAGGAAGCAGGCATGA
- a CDS encoding serpin family protein translates to MKISKVILISLLSLFVLLCAGCVEDTNTNNSSNTNFSMDSNVLSNSTNLTIIDSVEINESVTNENIIDINSTINADSVENYDIATANNAFAFDMYSMVIVENKQNVFFSPYSIFTAVAMCYDGAENSTKEQMANVFNFPLNKAVLGMSSKDVISEINSENSEYELETANALWMQKDFDIKQQYISNAVNYYSGKVAKVDFVNQPENSRVMINDWVESKTNDKIKDLIPDGVINSGTRLILTNAIYFNGKWKNEFDKENTQNQSFYPSQDEEITVETMYAKRKFNYGENSNAKILELPYKGNDLCMYIVLPNENAIEEFETSFSFNDYNTLKSNMDSKYEVRTWLPKFKFETKTELANQLQEMGMKDAFDDNNATFSGISDERLKISKVIHQAFVDVQEKGTEAAAATAVVMDECESVEPIRDFKANHPFMFFIEDKRTGCILFMGKVESPEYE, encoded by the coding sequence ATGAAAATAAGTAAAGTCATTTTAATCTCTTTGCTAAGTTTATTTGTATTACTCTGTGCAGGGTGTGTTGAAGACACAAATACAAATAATTCATCAAACACGAATTTTTCTATGGATTCAAATGTTCTATCTAATTCAACTAATCTGACAATTATAGATTCTGTAGAAATTAATGAATCTGTGACAAATGAAAATATAATTGATATTAACTCTACAATAAACGCCGACTCAGTTGAAAACTATGATATTGCAACTGCAAACAATGCTTTTGCCTTTGATATGTATTCAATGGTCATAGTCGAAAATAAGCAAAACGTTTTCTTTTCTCCGTACAGCATTTTCACCGCAGTAGCAATGTGCTATGATGGTGCTGAGAATTCCACTAAAGAACAAATGGCAAATGTGTTCAATTTTCCACTTAATAAGGCTGTTTTGGGAATGAGCTCAAAGGATGTAATCAGTGAAATAAATTCAGAGAATAGTGAATATGAACTGGAAACTGCAAATGCATTGTGGATGCAGAAAGACTTTGATATAAAGCAACAATACATTTCCAATGCTGTAAATTACTATTCTGGAAAAGTAGCAAAAGTAGATTTTGTAAATCAGCCTGAAAATTCGAGAGTCATGATAAATGATTGGGTTGAAAGCAAGACTAATGATAAAATAAAGGATTTGATTCCTGATGGTGTAATCAATTCTGGAACACGATTGATTCTTACAAATGCAATTTACTTTAATGGAAAATGGAAGAATGAGTTTGATAAAGAAAATACACAGAATCAGTCTTTTTATCCATCACAAGATGAAGAAATAACTGTAGAAACCATGTATGCAAAAAGGAAGTTCAATTATGGAGAAAACTCAAATGCAAAGATTCTGGAGTTGCCATACAAAGGAAACGATCTTTGCATGTACATTGTTCTTCCAAACGAGAATGCAATTGAAGAATTTGAAACTTCTTTTTCCTTTAATGACTACAATACGTTAAAATCAAATATGGATTCTAAGTACGAAGTCAGAACATGGCTTCCAAAATTCAAATTTGAAACTAAGACCGAGCTAGCCAATCAACTCCAAGAGATGGGAATGAAGGATGCATTTGATGATAATAACGCAACTTTTAGCGGAATCTCTGATGAGAGGTTAAAAATATCTAAAGTCATCCATCAGGCTTTTGTTGATGTGCAGGAAAAAGGAACAGAAGCTGCAGCCGCAACAGCAGTAGTAATGGACGAATGTGAAAGTGTCGAACCTATAAGAGATTTCAAAGCAAATCATCCCTTTATGTTCTTTATAGAGGATAAGAGAACTGGATGTATTCTATTTATGGGAAAGGTAGAAAGCCCAGAGTATGAGTAA
- a CDS encoding tyrosine--tRNA ligase, which translates to MDKLELIKRNVQEIVTEDELKQLLETKEHPTAYVGYEPSGKIHMGHVLTVNKLLDLQKAGFKITVLLADVHAYLNKKGTLEEVREIADYNKRCFIALGLDEENTRFVYGSDYQLGQEYILNVLKLTRSTTLNRATRSMDEVGRKMEDPAVSQMVYPIMQAIDIAMLDVDIAVGGIDQRKIHMLGREGLPGLGFKAPLCIHTPIILGLDGEKMSSSNNNFISVDDSEADLKKKMKKAFCPAGQVDDNPVMELFKYHICPRYEEIIFERPEKFGGNLVCKSYEELEKVFASGELHPMDLKNGATKYMNMILEVVRSVI; encoded by the coding sequence ATGGATAAACTTGAGCTTATAAAAAGAAATGTACAGGAAATAGTGACTGAGGACGAACTTAAGCAGCTTCTGGAAACAAAGGAACATCCTACAGCCTATGTCGGATATGAGCCAAGTGGTAAGATCCATATGGGACACGTTCTCACTGTAAACAAGCTTCTTGACCTTCAGAAAGCTGGTTTCAAGATAACCGTACTTCTTGCAGATGTACATGCATACCTCAACAAGAAGGGAACACTTGAAGAGGTACGTGAGATCGCAGATTACAATAAAAGATGTTTCATTGCACTGGGACTTGACGAGGAGAATACCAGATTCGTCTATGGTTCCGATTACCAGCTCGGACAGGAATACATCCTTAATGTTCTGAAACTTACCCGTAGCACAACACTGAACAGGGCAACAAGGAGTATGGACGAGGTTGGAAGAAAGATGGAGGACCCGGCAGTATCCCAGATGGTCTATCCAATCATGCAGGCAATTGACATTGCAATGCTGGATGTTGACATTGCTGTTGGTGGAATTGACCAGAGGAAGATCCACATGCTCGGAAGAGAAGGACTCCCAGGACTTGGATTTAAAGCACCTCTCTGTATCCACACACCGATTATTCTGGGACTTGACGGTGAGAAGATGTCATCTTCAAATAATAATTTCATATCCGTTGATGACAGTGAAGCAGACCTGAAGAAGAAGATGAAGAAAGCATTCTGCCCTGCAGGACAGGTTGATGACAACCCGGTCATGGAGCTTTTTAAATACCACATCTGCCCAAGGTATGAAGAGATCATTTTTGAAAGACCTGAGAAATTCGGCGGCAACCTTGTATGCAAGAGTTATGAGGAACTTGAGAAGGTATTCGCATCCGGTGAGCTTCATCCGATGGACCTTAAGAACGGTGCCACAAAATACATGAATATGATACTTGAAGTTGTCAGAAGCGTAATTTAA
- a CDS encoding tRNA(His) guanylyltransferase Thg1 family protein → MKRREIYSDLRCIPPVIVRIDGRNFKNALARMGFEKPYDEKFTSAIVKAIETFFKKSGLSPVFAYTFSDEISFFFRDDAFDGRIEKLDSTIPSYISSAFSMVLDLEEPVSFDSRIIPIHEEDVREYLIWRQNEAWRNCINSYAYYTLISEGMEEQEAARMLKNKVSSDMHELLFERGINISKVPTWQRRGIMVMKKEIEIEGFNPQLNVETTSTRTKVFAEYEIPLFSSEEGAAFLQKILAKNTEE, encoded by the coding sequence ATGAAGAGGCGAGAGATCTATTCAGATCTGCGTTGCATACCGCCTGTGATTGTGCGCATTGATGGCAGGAATTTTAAGAATGCACTGGCACGCATGGGTTTTGAGAAACCTTATGATGAAAAGTTCACATCCGCAATTGTAAAGGCTATTGAAACTTTTTTCAAGAAAAGCGGATTAAGCCCTGTGTTTGCCTATACTTTTTCTGATGAGATCAGTTTCTTTTTCAGAGATGATGCCTTTGACGGCAGGATAGAGAAACTTGATTCGACTATTCCATCTTATATCAGCAGTGCTTTCAGCATGGTACTGGATCTTGAAGAACCGGTTTCCTTCGATTCAAGAATTATTCCAATCCATGAAGAAGACGTTCGTGAATATCTCATCTGGAGACAGAACGAAGCATGGCGTAATTGTATCAATTCCTACGCTTACTACACCTTGATTTCAGAGGGCATGGAAGAACAAGAAGCTGCAAGGATGCTTAAGAACAAAGTATCTTCAGACATGCATGAGCTGCTTTTTGAAAGAGGGATCAATATCTCTAAAGTTCCCACGTGGCAAAGACGTGGAATTATGGTGATGAAAAAAGAGATCGAGATTGAAGGATTCAACCCTCAGCTTAATGTCGAAACTACCAGTACAAGGACAAAAGTGTTTGCTGAATATGAGATTCCTCTGTTCTCTTCTGAAGAGGGAGCGGCATTCCTGCAGAAAATACTTGCTAAAAATACAGAAGAGTAA
- a CDS encoding methanogenesis marker 16 metalloprotein: MERSVTDIREKLERKEAVVMTAQEISELVDKGKDVRSMDVDVVTTATRAIMSGTYAVLSFPVNSPVNFKRASEVLLNGVPAHVGPCPNESLGILDVIVFGTAHSILRHNYGAGHLFRELVEGKEVDVSVVTNEEETIESQVKLEDMPFAKLYSTRHAFKNYAAFVNGSDKPVNTIFHATQFSPDMHGATLSGCGEINPVQNDPNMETIGIGTRVLMNGAEGFVIGEGTRSSPAKPNLTGVADMHKMDAALMGGFKTSAGPECIASWAVAIPVTNQSVLDAVLETDSQIPMVVNDVDKRVMIGSSTYADAWKDTDRAINFNPDACLDCGLCKPIRDCPMEAIQRKDDRILLNRYKCFNCGFCSTVCPGGVFTAELGTLHFEMEGKYQDVPIVLRQSDRKRAEELAERLKEKILSGEFRLNEMVERIYP; this comes from the coding sequence TTGGAACGTTCAGTAACTGATATCAGGGAGAAACTAGAGAGGAAAGAAGCTGTGGTTATGACAGCTCAGGAGATTTCCGAACTTGTGGATAAAGGCAAAGATGTCCGTAGTATGGATGTAGATGTTGTAACAACTGCAACAAGAGCTATTATGAGCGGAACTTATGCTGTCCTGTCCTTCCCTGTAAACTCTCCTGTTAACTTTAAGAGAGCCTCAGAAGTGCTTCTGAACGGTGTCCCTGCTCACGTCGGCCCTTGCCCAAACGAGAGCCTTGGAATCCTTGATGTAATTGTTTTTGGAACTGCACATTCGATACTCAGACACAATTATGGTGCCGGCCATCTTTTCAGAGAACTTGTTGAAGGAAAGGAAGTTGATGTTTCGGTTGTAACAAATGAAGAAGAAACAATAGAAAGCCAGGTTAAACTGGAAGACATGCCTTTTGCCAAACTCTATTCCACCAGACATGCATTCAAGAATTATGCAGCCTTTGTGAATGGCTCCGATAAACCTGTGAATACCATTTTTCACGCAACCCAGTTCAGCCCCGATATGCACGGAGCAACACTTTCCGGTTGCGGAGAGATAAATCCGGTTCAGAATGACCCGAATATGGAGACTATCGGAATCGGCACGCGCGTACTCATGAACGGAGCCGAGGGCTTTGTTATCGGCGAAGGAACACGCAGTAGCCCTGCAAAGCCAAACCTCACCGGAGTTGCCGATATGCACAAAATGGATGCAGCCCTCATGGGTGGATTCAAAACATCTGCCGGACCGGAATGCATAGCCTCGTGGGCGGTTGCAATACCTGTAACAAACCAGTCAGTACTTGATGCAGTTCTAGAAACAGACAGCCAGATTCCAATGGTTGTGAACGATGTCGATAAAAGAGTAATGATCGGCAGTAGTACATATGCAGATGCATGGAAGGACACTGACCGGGCAATTAATTTCAACCCCGATGCATGTCTTGATTGTGGACTTTGCAAGCCCATCAGAGATTGCCCCATGGAAGCAATTCAGCGCAAAGACGACAGAATATTGCTTAACAGATACAAGTGCTTCAACTGCGGATTCTGCTCAACTGTCTGTCCGGGAGGAGTTTTTACTGCCGAACTTGGAACCCTTCACTTTGAAATGGAAGGAAAGTATCAGGATGTCCCTATTGTCCTGCGGCAGTCCGACCGTAAGAGAGCCGAAGAACTTGCAGAGAGATTGAAGGAAAAAATATTGAGCGGAGAATTTAGGCTCAATGAGATGGTTGAGAGGATATATCCGTGA
- the mdh gene encoding malate dehydrogenase translates to MNKVAVIGSGNVGATTVQRLAELNIADVVMVDIVEGLPQGKALDILQAAPLMGYDVDVTGTNDYADIADSDIVVVTAGIARKPGMDRSDLLATNIKITQQVCENIQKYAPESIIMTVTNPLDIITYAALRCTQFDRNRVFGMSGLLDSSRFTSFIAKEMNCSVRDVNAMVLGGHGDSMVPLPEYSTVSGIPLSKLMDEMTINRIVDRTVNAGAEIVAHLKNGSAFYAPSAAISIMVEAILNDTKKIVPASAFLNGEYGQHDICLGVPVKLGRSGVEQIIELELTEREACALRRSAEAVKEGIATIRI, encoded by the coding sequence ATGAACAAAGTTGCAGTTATCGGTTCAGGCAATGTAGGTGCCACCACAGTCCAGAGACTGGCGGAACTCAACATAGCAGATGTTGTAATGGTTGACATCGTTGAAGGATTGCCACAGGGAAAAGCTCTCGATATCCTTCAGGCGGCTCCGCTTATGGGTTACGATGTAGATGTAACAGGGACAAATGACTATGCAGATATTGCTGATTCAGATATTGTCGTAGTCACGGCAGGAATTGCACGCAAACCGGGAATGGACAGAAGTGACCTGCTGGCAACCAATATCAAAATCACACAACAGGTTTGTGAAAATATCCAGAAATATGCGCCTGAATCAATTATAATGACCGTAACTAATCCTCTTGATATTATCACCTATGCAGCACTTCGCTGCACCCAGTTTGACAGGAACAGGGTTTTTGGAATGAGTGGGCTGCTGGATTCAAGCCGCTTTACATCATTCATTGCAAAAGAAATGAACTGTTCAGTCAGGGATGTTAATGCTATGGTGCTAGGAGGACATGGAGACTCAATGGTCCCGCTTCCTGAATATTCAACTGTATCAGGAATTCCACTGAGCAAGCTCATGGACGAGATGACTATCAACAGAATCGTAGACAGGACAGTCAATGCCGGTGCTGAGATCGTGGCTCACCTGAAAAATGGAAGTGCTTTCTACGCACCCTCTGCTGCTATCTCAATTATGGTGGAAGCCATACTCAATGATACAAAGAAAATTGTCCCTGCATCTGCATTCCTTAATGGTGAATACGGGCAGCATGATATTTGTCTTGGCGTGCCTGTGAAACTTGGAAGAAGCGGTGTTGAGCAGATCATAGAGCTGGAACTCACTGAGAGGGAAGCATGTGCCCTGCGAAGATCAGCTGAAGCGGTTAAAGAGGGAATCGCAACAATAAGGATATAA
- a CDS encoding PRC-barrel domain-containing protein — translation MRADITSLFGLNIYTETGTYVGKVADLVLDVDERQVRGLAVSDINRDVFDVTSKGVILPYRWVVTSGDIVLVRNVVNKFRKANKVEEED, via the coding sequence ATGCGTGCAGACATAACTTCACTTTTTGGATTGAACATTTATACCGAAACCGGTACATATGTAGGTAAAGTCGCTGACCTTGTGTTAGACGTCGATGAAAGACAGGTAAGAGGACTTGCTGTTTCGGACATCAACAGAGATGTTTTTGACGTCACTTCAAAAGGAGTCATTCTTCCTTACAGGTGGGTTGTCACTTCAGGCGATATCGTGCTTGTGAGAAATGTTGTGAACAAGTTCAGAAAAGCCAATAAAGTTGAAGAAGAAGACTGA
- the uvrC gene encoding excinuclease ABC subunit UvrC has protein sequence MKFDLKSLPALPGVYLMKDASGDVIYVGKAKSLDKRVRQYFQSKRNLSPKTVTLVKHIDDIEYIVTDSEVDALVFEANLIKKYKPRYNVRLKDDKRYPYVKVTVNSAFPRIFITRRRRMDGALYFGPYTNVKGLRTTLDIISRIFMLRQCKKKVEPGKTRPCLNYHIKRCMAPCKEGMDKEEYHRRVMEAVSLLKGETSGLLKELDEKMRSFAEQQDYESAAIIRDQIESVKSISEQQIATSGTDDRDVIAAVSDEKTVYIQLFYIRQGSMVGKADFTLLGANASESIGESMAQFVKQYYQDSPIPPEILVQYELPDSELIVKWLCQRSGRDVRVHVPQRGDKRKLVEMATRNAEMSKRMAKLKSSPSESAVEALEALKDVLSLENLPLHIEGFDISNISGTNPVGSMVYFENGMPANSKYRQHNIKTVKGIDDFAMMAEVVHRRYSRLLKNKEPLPDLILIDGGPGQVGAAKSSLDALGLDIPMIGLAKRFEHIITTKKGPEEVIILPHSSPALKLLMHIRDEAHRFAVSSHRRRRSASLTHSELDSIPGVGSSRKKTLLENFDSIDKIRISSVEELSSLDGISENLARKILGHLNK, from the coding sequence ATGAAGTTCGACCTGAAATCACTTCCTGCACTTCCTGGTGTGTATCTCATGAAAGATGCTTCCGGGGATGTGATCTATGTAGGCAAGGCCAAATCCCTGGATAAAAGGGTTCGCCAATATTTCCAGTCAAAGAGGAATCTCTCTCCTAAAACAGTTACTCTTGTAAAACACATCGACGACATTGAGTACATCGTCACAGATTCAGAGGTGGACGCCCTTGTATTTGAAGCGAACCTGATCAAAAAGTACAAGCCGCGTTACAATGTCCGCCTGAAGGATGACAAGCGTTACCCATATGTCAAGGTTACCGTAAATTCTGCCTTTCCCCGCATATTCATAACTCGCAGAAGGCGCATGGATGGGGCACTTTATTTTGGTCCTTACACAAATGTAAAAGGTCTTCGTACAACTCTTGATATTATTTCCCGCATCTTCATGCTCAGGCAATGCAAGAAGAAGGTCGAGCCGGGAAAAACGAGACCATGTCTCAATTATCATATCAAACGCTGCATGGCTCCATGTAAAGAAGGTATGGATAAGGAGGAATACCACAGAAGAGTCATGGAAGCCGTGAGTCTGCTGAAAGGTGAAACTTCTGGCCTCCTGAAAGAGCTCGATGAGAAAATGCGTTCCTTCGCAGAACAGCAGGATTACGAATCTGCCGCAATTATCAGGGACCAGATCGAGTCTGTAAAATCAATATCCGAGCAACAGATAGCAACATCAGGGACAGATGACCGTGATGTTATTGCAGCGGTTTCAGATGAGAAGACCGTCTACATTCAGTTGTTCTACATCCGTCAGGGAAGCATGGTTGGCAAAGCCGACTTCACACTTCTGGGTGCAAATGCTTCTGAAAGTATCGGGGAATCAATGGCCCAGTTTGTCAAGCAGTATTATCAGGATTCGCCGATCCCGCCTGAAATTCTTGTGCAGTATGAACTTCCTGACAGTGAACTTATAGTAAAATGGCTCTGCCAGCGTTCCGGAAGGGATGTACGGGTTCATGTCCCGCAGCGAGGGGACAAGAGGAAACTGGTGGAAATGGCTACAAGGAATGCTGAAATGTCTAAGAGAATGGCTAAGTTAAAATCAAGTCCGTCGGAGTCTGCGGTTGAAGCACTTGAGGCTTTGAAAGACGTTCTATCTCTTGAAAACCTCCCTCTGCATATTGAGGGATTTGATATTTCCAATATTTCAGGAACAAATCCTGTAGGTTCAATGGTGTATTTTGAAAATGGGATGCCTGCAAACAGTAAGTACCGACAGCACAACATCAAAACCGTAAAAGGAATTGATGATTTTGCCATGATGGCCGAAGTGGTTCACAGGCGATATTCGCGTTTACTGAAGAATAAAGAACCGTTGCCGGATTTGATTCTTATAGACGGAGGTCCGGGGCAGGTAGGTGCCGCAAAATCCTCTCTTGATGCTCTGGGACTTGATATTCCCATGATAGGTCTGGCAAAAAGATTCGAACATATAATTACCACAAAGAAAGGGCCGGAGGAGGTTATAATTCTCCCGCACAGTTCTCCTGCACTTAAACTATTGATGCATATTCGCGATGAAGCCCACAGGTTTGCTGTGAGTTCCCATCGCAGGAGGCGTTCTGCAAGTCTTACGCACTCTGAGCTGGATTCTATTCCCGGAGTTGGTTCTTCACGAAA